The proteins below come from a single Thalassotalea ponticola genomic window:
- a CDS encoding ABC transporter permease subunit, which translates to MKSRQVKNNLARWMISAGGVSVLFTLVLIFLYLVYVIKPVFESATVEPSQQIQSLAKTTLATGVDELKEIAFDIDNQGIIRFYQIQADNNRQKSQLLLERDLVRNDEQLVSVYSSNDGQYILLLDGGLVRIVRPTFKAEFIGDTRIIHPGLDFPLGEEAILVDEQQQAIRRLSFAMSTERATFIAVTADQRLIKTSLVAEDDFDYDPEYSAEYQVVKENVDVINFVGITPDMSTAFVAVGDRVDVYDFADEWDVPKRAEFIPVTEPNQHITSMALLSGSSSVLLGTSDGQVHQYFEVAAEDGRHFKRIRSFAVSDSEAVVELYPERYRKSFYAVTESGLVGIYYTTSESELWKGKLLNRGQQVMAITPRANGLVIAVDSGIELLKVDNEHPEVTWSALWQEVWYEGYPEPDYIWQSTSGSDDFEAKFSLMPISFGTMKAAMYAMLFAVPIAISAAIYTAYFMPPVMRRSVKPTIELMEALPTVILGFLAGLWLAPLIEKNLPAVFMLLIVLPLTTVLVAFVWYNLPKQYKVLLPEAYSPLILLPFLVLASWLAFALSGTVEDALFAGNMRQYLTNDLGIDFDQRNSLVVGIAMGFAVIPTIFSMAEDAIFSVPKHLTSGSLALGATQWQTLVKVVLLTASPGIFSAVMMGLGRAVGETMIVLMATGNTPVIDWSIFQGMRTLSANIAVEMPESEVGSSHYRILFLAAFVLFVFTFFFNTLAEFVRQRLREKYSSL; encoded by the coding sequence ATGAAGTCTAGGCAAGTTAAAAATAATCTTGCCCGATGGATGATTTCCGCAGGAGGGGTCAGTGTCCTGTTCACCCTCGTTCTGATCTTCTTATATCTTGTTTACGTGATAAAGCCAGTATTTGAATCAGCAACGGTTGAACCTTCGCAGCAAATACAATCGCTAGCTAAAACTACTTTGGCAACGGGCGTCGATGAATTAAAGGAAATTGCCTTTGATATCGATAATCAAGGTATTATTCGTTTTTATCAAATCCAGGCCGATAACAACCGCCAAAAGAGTCAGTTGTTACTCGAGCGTGACTTAGTTCGCAACGATGAGCAATTAGTCTCGGTATACAGCTCAAATGACGGTCAGTATATTTTGTTGCTCGACGGCGGTTTGGTGCGAATTGTACGACCGACCTTTAAGGCGGAATTTATTGGCGACACGCGTATTATTCATCCAGGCCTTGATTTTCCGCTTGGTGAAGAGGCGATTTTGGTGGATGAACAGCAACAGGCCATTCGTCGTCTGTCGTTTGCGATGAGCACAGAGCGCGCTACTTTTATCGCGGTCACCGCAGATCAACGTTTAATTAAAACATCCTTAGTTGCCGAAGACGACTTCGATTATGACCCTGAGTACTCTGCTGAGTATCAGGTGGTGAAAGAAAATGTTGATGTCATTAATTTTGTAGGCATTACGCCAGATATGAGCACTGCGTTTGTTGCCGTCGGAGATCGCGTTGATGTCTATGACTTTGCCGATGAGTGGGACGTTCCTAAACGCGCCGAATTTATTCCGGTCACCGAGCCTAATCAACACATAACCTCAATGGCTTTGTTATCCGGCTCGAGTTCGGTTTTGTTGGGCACAAGCGACGGCCAAGTTCATCAATACTTTGAAGTGGCGGCGGAAGATGGTCGACACTTCAAACGCATTCGCTCGTTTGCGGTAAGCGATAGTGAAGCGGTTGTTGAACTTTATCCTGAGCGGTATCGCAAAAGCTTTTATGCTGTTACCGAGTCAGGTCTGGTTGGTATTTACTACACCACCTCAGAATCCGAGTTGTGGAAAGGGAAACTATTAAATCGCGGCCAACAAGTTATGGCTATTACGCCTCGAGCGAATGGCCTGGTTATCGCTGTGGATAGCGGTATAGAGCTACTGAAGGTTGATAACGAGCACCCAGAGGTGACTTGGTCTGCGTTATGGCAAGAAGTCTGGTACGAAGGTTATCCAGAGCCAGATTACATTTGGCAATCAACCTCGGGTTCGGATGACTTTGAGGCCAAGTTCTCGTTGATGCCAATCTCGTTTGGTACGATGAAAGCGGCGATGTATGCAATGTTGTTTGCTGTACCGATTGCTATTTCTGCAGCCATTTATACGGCCTACTTTATGCCACCAGTTATGCGTCGTAGCGTTAAGCCTACCATCGAGTTAATGGAAGCGTTGCCGACGGTTATTCTCGGATTTTTGGCTGGCTTGTGGTTGGCGCCGTTAATAGAAAAGAATTTGCCTGCGGTATTTATGCTGTTAATCGTTTTACCATTGACAACGGTTCTCGTGGCATTTGTTTGGTATAACTTACCGAAACAATACAAAGTGTTATTACCAGAAGCGTACTCGCCATTGATATTGTTGCCGTTTTTAGTGTTGGCGTCATGGTTGGCATTTGCTTTGTCAGGTACGGTTGAAGACGCTTTGTTTGCCGGTAATATGCGTCAATATTTAACCAATGACTTAGGTATTGACTTTGATCAGCGCAACTCGTTAGTTGTTGGTATCGCCATGGGCTTTGCGGTTATTCCAACCATCTTCTCAATGGCCGAAGATGCGATATTTTCTGTGCCAAAACACCTCACTTCCGGCTCCCTTGCGTTAGGGGCTACACAATGGCAAACCTTAGTTAAAGTCGTGCTATTAACCGCAAGTCCCGGTATTTTCTCTGCCGTTATGATGGGCTTAGGTCGCGCTGTTGGTGAAACCATGATCGTACTGATGGCAACGGGTAATACGCCGGTAATCGATTGGTCAATCTTCCAAGGTATGCGCACCTTATCAGCCAATATCGCGGTGGAAATGCCTGAATCAGAAGTTGGTAGTTCGCATTATCGCATCTTGTTCTTAGCCGCGTTCGTACTGTTCGTATTTACATTTTTCTTTAACACGTTAGCTGAGTTTGTGCGCCAGCGCCTACGTGAAAAATACAGTTCTCTTTAG